A stretch of DNA from Deltaproteobacteria bacterium:
CTAGTTAACCTTCAAGATGCTGAGCTTACCGAGCAACATCACAATACGGGCTTGTTGCATAGGATCACCATCGGCTAATTTGATATGGGTTGCGTCCGCATTCACCTGGTTCCAGGTAGGGTCAACCGTATACCACTTACCGTTCGCTTTTACTTCCGCCCAGGCATGCCATCCAAACCCCTCACCCGCGGGCCAGTAGCCAATCCCAACCGCTACGCGAGCCGGAATCTTGAGTGCGCGAGCAAGACCAACGAAGAGTACACTGTGCTCCGTGCAGTCCCCTCGTTCTGATTGGAGGACTTCCAATGAGTTCGAGAAGCTAGGCACATAGCTGTCTTTCACGTGTTCGTAAACAAACCCTACCAGGCGGCTCACAGCGATATCGACCGTGGTTGCATCACCAATGACCTTACGGGCCACCGCCTGAATCTGAGGATTGGCGGCCTGGATAAAAGGCGTAGACTTCGTATACTCTCCGGCTGCCTTTTCAGGGAGCGGAGTGGTCGGAAGCGGGCCATCTTTGCGAAGTGTGAGGATCACCTTATCGGATTCCTGTACAACACCCTGTCTCTCAGATGCCGCCGGTAAGGTCTTACCAAAACCCTGCATCGTTATTTGGAGCTCTTCGATTTTATCCTGGTTGCGAATCGGGGCGGGCGGTTTCACCACCGCACTTACCAGAAGGTCTTGGGTGTAATCCTGGCGTTTCGCTTCTTTTTCAGACTCAAGTCGCGCCGTAAAAAAACCACCGACCTTGGCTTCAAAGAGTCGCCCTGTTGCATCGGCCCAGCTATTTTCAAGGACACCCATATCGAGATAGTTTGTCTCAATCTGCAAAAACGGCACCTCCACGCCGCCAAACATCTTTTTCTCGGCAGCAACCAGCGTATGCTCAACCTTCATGGTTTTCATAGCAGACGGGTCAAACTGCTCAACGACGACTTTTTTCCCTAAGGTTCCCTCTCGGGCAAGTTTGCGGACCGCAACGGCATCAGACAATGACTCAGCGGTGGTTACTGTATGGCTGGTTAAGGCGCTGCCGGCATTCACAACCAGCTTTAAAGCGCCACTTGCATCGCGTTTCGCTTCAACTCGTACGCTCCCGGTTTCGGCACTCTGTTCAAAAGACAATTTGACCAGCGCTTCTGTGCCGCGGTCGTAGGTACGCGTTTCATCCAAAACAACCCTCGACACTTTTCCCATGCCGCCCACTTTAGCTTCTAGGTAGGTCCGGAGAGTCACTTGAGAATCAGAGGGAATCATCTCAACCTTCATCCAGCCAGTTTTATGGGCATTGAGATAAACGCCGTAAAAAAGTGTGCTTTGCTCGTATAGGGGTACTTCCGCTCGAACCGGCTTCGGTGCATCCTGTTCAGGCGATTTCTCGGCCACTGGAGGTGGCTCGTTTGCGGCAATGACTTCAGATGCCGGTGCGGTCGCAGGGATCGGTGAGGCATCTTGAGTATCGCAAGCCCAGAGGCCGACCACGCAAAGCAAAGCTAAGATAGAATGTTTCATGGTACCGGTCTTTCGTTCTAAGAAGCGCCTAGCCTGGCGCGGAACAATCAAGAGAAATCAGAGAGGGGTTTTGAAGATTCAACCCGTTCAGCACCTAAGGTCCGAACTTTTACCACGCCTTCGGCAATCTCAGATTCACCAAGCACATAGAGCGCACGGGCGCCAAGCGACTCCGCCCGTTTAATCACGTGCTTAAAACGCCGCATGGAATAAT
This window harbors:
- a CDS encoding transglutaminase domain-containing protein, producing the protein MKHSILALLCVVGLWACDTQDASPIPATAPASEVIAANEPPPVAEKSPEQDAPKPVRAEVPLYEQSTLFYGVYLNAHKTGWMKVEMIPSDSQVTLRTYLEAKVGGMGKVSRVVLDETRTYDRGTEALVKLSFEQSAETGSVRVEAKRDASGALKLVVNAGSALTSHTVTTAESLSDAVAVRKLAREGTLGKKVVVEQFDPSAMKTMKVEHTLVAAEKKMFGGVEVPFLQIETNYLDMGVLENSWADATGRLFEAKVGGFFTARLESEKEAKRQDYTQDLLVSAVVKPPAPIRNQDKIEELQITMQGFGKTLPAASERQGVVQESDKVILTLRKDGPLPTTPLPEKAAGEYTKSTPFIQAANPQIQAVARKVIGDATTVDIAVSRLVGFVYEHVKDSYVPSFSNSLEVLQSERGDCTEHSVLFVGLARALKIPARVAVGIGYWPAGEGFGWHAWAEVKANGKWYTVDPTWNQVNADATHIKLADGDPMQQARIVMLLGKLSILKVN